The window TCTGGCTTCAGCCCTCCGGCGCCAACAACACCTACGCCATCGCGATGGAGGAAGAAGAGGCCGAAAAGCACGGCATCACCGCCATCAGCGACCTCGTGGACAAGCTGAAGGGCGGCGAGGAGCTTTCCTTCGCCACCAACGCCGAGTTCGCGGCGCGCCCCGACGGCCTGCCGGGTCTGCAGGACCACTACGGCTTCGACTGGCCGCGCGCGCAGGTGAAGCGCATGAACTCCGGCCTCGTCTACAAGGCGCTGGACGAGGACGAGGTCGATTCCGCGATGGTGTTCGCCACCGACGGCCGCATCGCCGCGTTCGACTTCCGCGTGCTGGAGGACGACAAGGGCTTCTTCCCCAACTACGCCATCACGCCCGTCGTGCGCGAGGACGTGCTGAAGGAGAACCCCGAGCTGCGCGAGCTGATGAACGAGCTGTCCAGCAAGCTCGACGACGACACCATGCAGGCCCTGAACAAGCAGGTGGACGTGGAAAAGAAGGCGATCGAGGACGTCGCCAAGCAGTTCCTCAAAGAGAACGGCCTGATCTGACCTCCTTCCTGTGCCGACTTCCGCGGGGCGCGGCCGCCGGTCGCGCCCCCTTTTTGTGCGCGGGTTAGAGCATCGTGCGTGAGATCGTGTTTGCCGAGCACACCGGCGACCTTATGTTAACTTCGTATTTTTCCTGTGCGAGCAGCTTCACGCACGAGCAAGCTGAATCACGCGCGTGATTCAGCTTTACGGCGATCTGCTCTAATCCGCCCGCGAGGCCGGCGCCGGAATGGCCGGCGATGCGCCGGGGGTGCGCCGGCGCGGGTCAGGGGCGGGCGCGACGGGCTTCATGCCGCGTTCCTCCGGCGTCGCCCACAGGCCCAGGCGCCGCACCAGCGCGCCGGCCGCCGGGTGCGCGGTGGCCCACGCGAACAGCGGCGACACCACCAGCGGGATCAGCACGGGCGCGGCCCACGGCAGCACCGCGGGCGCGTGAACGGCGAGCGCCCAGGCCGTCGCGCCGCCGATGGCGACCTGCGGCCACAAGCCCCGCACGGCGCGGCCGAGCGGCACGCGCTGCGCATCGCGCGTCTGCGCCGTCCAGGTGAGCTTGCGCCCGAACGGCAGCCCGGCGATGAAGATGGTGACGGACAGCATCACCACGGGCGCCAGGAAGACCGAGAGCGCCAGCTCGCTCAGCGCCCCCGCGACCACCGCCAGCACGCCGCCCTGCCCGCGCCGCCGCTCGCCGTTCAGCAGAGTGTGCAGCGTGCCGAAGACCTTGGGCGCGAAGGTGATCCCGAGCATCCCGGCGAACAGCCCGATGCCGACGGCCTTCGCCGTGTCGTCCCTCAGCGCGAAGCCGTCGCCGGCGCCCAGAGCTGCCGCCAGCCCGAAGCCCATGAAGGCGAACCAGGCGGGCGCGGCCGTGTACATCATCACGGCCATCGCCATCTGCAGCCGCCCCATGGCGCGGAAGCCGCGGCGGCCGAGCAGCTTGAGGTATTGCAGGTTCCCGAGCGCCCAGCGCAGCTCGCGCTTCACGAAGTCGAAGAGGGTGGGCGGCATGGCTTCCAGGCTGCCGTCCTCGATCGGCAGAAGGCGCACGGCGTGGCCGTGGGCGCGCATGCGTGCGGCTTCCACCTGATCGTGGCTGAGGATCGCCCCGGCCAGCGGCGAGCGCCCGCGCAGGCGCGGCAGCCCACAGGCTTCGCGGAAGGGCGCCATGCGGATGACGGCGTTGTGGCCCCAGTACGGCCCGGCGTCGCCCTGCCACCACGCGGCGCCGACACTGTGGACGAACATGCCCTGGCGCATGCCGAACTGCAGCGAACGGGCGAAGACGCTCTCCGCCGGGGCGCCCACGGCGAGCGGCTGCAGGATGCCGATCTTTGGCCGGGCGGCCATGACGCGCATCAGCCGGTCCACGGCGCGCGGCGTCATGGCGCTGTCGGCGTCCAGCACCAGCATGTAGGCGAAGCGCTCGCCGTGGTTGGTGACGAAGTCCCAGAGGTTGCCGGCCTTGAAGCCCTCGGGCTCGGGCCGGTGGCGGTAGTGGATGCGCGCCGGCCCCGGCGTCTCGCGCCGCCACGCGGCCACCTGGGCTTCCTCGGCGGCCAGGATCTCGGGGTCGTCGCTGTCCGAGAGCAGCCAGACCTCGCAGTGCTCGCCCAGCCCGAGCGCGTCCAGCCCGTCCAGCAGGCCGCGCAAGGTGCGCACCGCCGGCTCGACCGCCTCGTTGCGCACGGGCATGACGATGGCGAGCCGCCCGTCCCAGGTTTCGCCGCGGTCGTATGCGAAGGGCGCGACCGTGCGCAGCGGGTCGCGGCACACCGCCAGGATCGCCGTGCCCAGGGCGGCGTTCCAGAAGCCCGTGACGACCATGGGGATCGCCAGGCCGAAGCAGGCCAGCATCGCCGCGCCCTGGAGGCCCATCCCGGTGCCGCCGAGCAGGTGCGCCATCGTCGCCATCGCGCCCAGCCACGTGCCGCCGGCGAGCAGCAGGAAAACGGCGCGCGGTAGCGTCTGGGGGCGTCCGGTGTCGACGGCGGCGCGGTCGGGCATGGGCAAGGCACTCCTTGTGGCGATCTCGGCCCGCGGGAAGATACGGCCACGGGCGGCGCGGAAAAGGGCCGGCCGCATCGCGGCCCTACCGTTTGTGGACGGTTTCACGCCGTGCGCGGTGATGTACACTCATCCGGTTGGCAAAGCGCGCCCGGTCGCGGGGCGCGCGAGCACGAGCGCGTTGAAGAGGGTCACCCATGCGCCGGATTTGTGCCGTTTTTGCGGCCGTTGTCGTCGGGGCGCTGTTTGTCGCGCCAGTGAGCGCCGAGCCGCGCGAGTACGAGATCGATCCCGAGCACGTCTCGGTCGGCTTCCTGGTCCACCACCTGGGGCTGGCGGACACGCTGGGCATGTTCCGGGAGGTGAGCGGGTCGTTCACCTACGACCGCGAGACCCAAGAGCTGTCTGACGTGAAGATCGTGGTGCAGACGGACAGCGTCTTCACCAACCACGAGGCGCGTGACGAGCACCTGCGCGGGCCGGACTTCCTCAACGTGAAGGAATACCCAACGATGACCTTCACGGCGGACGAGGCCGAGCCCACCGGAGACAACACAGGCAAGCTCCACGGCGAGCTGACGATGCTCGGCACGACCAAGCCGCTGACGCTGGACGTGACCTACGAGGGCGGGCGCAAATACCCCTTCGGCGACGGCCACTATGCCATCGGCATTTCGGCGCGCGGCACGCTCCACCGCAGCGACCACGGCATGACCTATGCGGTGGAGGACGATCTGGTGGGCGATGCCGTGAAGCTGATCATCGAGTTCGAGGCCATCCGCCAGCCGGCCAGCGACTGATCCGGCTGACGGAGGCCGAGTCGAATCGGTCAGCCGCGCTTGCGGCGGGCCTGGGGCAGGCGGCCGGCCAGGGCCCCGGCGCTCCACCCCAGGTCGCGCAGGGTGTTGCTCAGGCCGTTGAACATCACGCGCTCGCGCGGCTCACCGTCCCGGCGCGCCTCGCTCCGCGGCGTCCACGTGGGGCCGGCGAAGGCGGTGTTCATCTGGTCGACGATGCTGCCGATCGGCCGCGCGGTGGCGGCGGCGTCGGTTTGTGTGCGAGCGTTGATGCGGGCGGCCATCGGTCTCCTCCATCGCGGGCTTGGAACCCGAGATGTGGGGCAGGCCGCCGGGCCTGTGGATCGCAAGCTTTTCGATCCAGGCATGCAGCCACGTCACACCGCCGCCGGACGCTTTGGCACGTTCACCCGTGGTCGGGTGATGGCGATGTCGCGTGTAACGGGCCCCGGACGAAAAAGGCCACCAGCCGCGCGTCCACGGGGACGGGGCCGGTGGCCTTGATGATGGGGGCAGGTGTGCGCCCGACCGCGCCGGATTAGCTGTGCAGCCGCTTGCCGACGTCCTGAATGGCGGCGTCGACCAGCTCGCTGCCGCGCTTGTCCGTCATGTTGTCGCGGCACAGCCGCTCGGTCGCGTTCACGGCGACTTCGGCGATGCGGGCGCGAACCTCTTCCAGGGCCTCGCGCTCGGTCTGCTCGATGCGCTGCATCGTCAGGCGCTCGCGGCGGGCGAGCTGTTCCTTCAACTCGGCTTCCGAGCGCTCCCGCAGGCGCTGCGCCTCGGTGCGGGCGTGCTCGACGATCTCTTCCGCGTCGCGCTTGGCCTCGCGCTGGGTGCGCTTGGCCTCCGCCAGTTCCCGCTGCGCTTCCTCGCGGAGCTCCTCGGCCTCGCGGATCTGCTGGCGCACGCGTTCGGCGCGCTTGTCCAGCATGCCGAGGGTCGGGCGCAGCCCCCAGTACAGGCCCATCGCGAGCAGGATGAGGAACGAGATCAGAACCCAGAATTCGGCGCTCGCCAGCATCAGCCCGCCCTCTCAACAGAGCTCTGGACCGCCTTCTTGGCGTGGGCGTCGCCCACGTTGCTGCCGATCAGCCGCGAGGTGGCGTCCTGCGCCAGCCCGGCCGCGACATCCTCGACGTTCTCCAGGGCCTCGGCCTTGGCGCGCTCGATGCGCTCCTCGGCCTCCTGAACCTTTTGCTCGAGCTCCTTGCCGAACTCGGCGTGGCGCTCGGCGTGTTCCTTGCTGATGGCCTCGCTGGTCTCGCGCAGGAGCTTCTGCGCTTCCCCGCGGGCCTCCCGGAGCTGCTCCTCGTAGGCCTGATTGATCTCGCGGGCCTCGTCGCGAAGGCTCTCGGCCTTGTTCAGATCCTCTTGGATCTTGTGCTCGCGGCCCTCGACGATCTCCTGCATGCGCGGCAGCGCGATGCGGCTCATCAGAAGGTACAGCAGCGTGAACGAGATCACCAGCCAGAAGATCTGGCTCGCGAACCATTCCGGGTTGAACTGGGGCATGGTGACTCCCCGCTACCCTGCCAGGCCGGCTCGCCCGGCCGCTGGGATCGGAAGGAAACCGCCCGAGCCGGGCTGACACGCGCCACGCGCCGCAGAGGATGTCCCGGCTGCGGCGCGTGGGGTGGCCGGACCCGGCCCGGCGGTCTCGGTCTCGCGCACGTTTCGTGTTCGCGTGGCTGCTTAGAACGCGAACAGGATGATGAGCGCGACGATCAGGGCGTACAGCGCGATGGCTTCCGTGACGGCGAAGCCGATCCAGATGGTCGCGCCGATGTCGTTCTTGGCCTGCGGGTTGCGGGCCAGGGCGTCGTAGTAGCTCGCCCACAGATTGCCGACACCGATGCCGGCACCGATAACGCCGATCGCAGCGAGCCCGGCGCCGATGAGTTTCGCAGCTTCAATCTCCATGGCGTTTGTTCCTCATGCTTGACGGATGGAGCCGCGCGGGGCCGGGCCGCAGGGCCGATCCCGCTCGCTCCGGGTGACGATCAGTGGAGGTGCAGCGCGTCGCCGAGGTAGATGCAGGACAGGATGGCGAAGACATACGCCTGCAACACGGCGATCAGGAACTCCAGCGCGGTGACCGCGACCTGCGCGGCCAGGGGAATCACGCCGGCCACGCCCAGCGCGAAGACGAAGCCACCGAGCACCTTCAGCATCGTGTGGCCGACCAGCATGTTCGCGAACAGACGCAGCGACAGGCTGATGGGCCGCGAGATGTAGGAGATCAGCTCGATCAGCACGAGCAGCGGCGCGGTCCAGACCGGCGCGCCTTCGGGCATGAAGAACTTGAAGAAGCCCACCCCGTGGCGCGCGAAGCCGATGACTGTGGTGCCGATGAAGACCGCGATCGCCAGCCCGAAGGTGACGATGATGTGACTGGTGAAGGTGAACGCCCCGGGAATCATGCCCTGCAGGTTGCCGACCAGCAGGAAGGTGAAGAGCGTGAAGACCAGCGGAAAGTAGGGCCGGCCGTCGCGCCCGGTGGCCTGGTAGAGCATGTTCGCGGTCGCGTCGTAGAGCATCTCCG is drawn from Limimonas halophila and contains these coding sequences:
- a CDS encoding glycine betaine ABC transporter substrate-binding protein, encoding MFKRGFWTAVAAFAVAVGMGQAAAKPSVTVGGKDFTEQLILAEMTGQYLNAHGFDANVRDGMGSTVLRRAQLNGQVDLYWEYVGTSLITYNKVEGGAKMSREEAFEKVKELDAKKGLVWLQPSGANNTYAIAMEEEEAEKHGITAISDLVDKLKGGEELSFATNAEFAARPDGLPGLQDHYGFDWPRAQVKRMNSGLVYKALDEDEVDSAMVFATDGRIAAFDFRVLEDDKGFFPNYAITPVVREDVLKENPELRELMNELSSKLDDDTMQALNKQVDVEKKAIEDVAKQFLKENGLI
- the mdoH gene encoding glucans biosynthesis glucosyltransferase MdoH; protein product: MPDRAAVDTGRPQTLPRAVFLLLAGGTWLGAMATMAHLLGGTGMGLQGAAMLACFGLAIPMVVTGFWNAALGTAILAVCRDPLRTVAPFAYDRGETWDGRLAIVMPVRNEAVEPAVRTLRGLLDGLDALGLGEHCEVWLLSDSDDPEILAAEEAQVAAWRRETPGPARIHYRHRPEPEGFKAGNLWDFVTNHGERFAYMLVLDADSAMTPRAVDRLMRVMAARPKIGILQPLAVGAPAESVFARSLQFGMRQGMFVHSVGAAWWQGDAGPYWGHNAVIRMAPFREACGLPRLRGRSPLAGAILSHDQVEAARMRAHGHAVRLLPIEDGSLEAMPPTLFDFVKRELRWALGNLQYLKLLGRRGFRAMGRLQMAMAVMMYTAAPAWFAFMGFGLAAALGAGDGFALRDDTAKAVGIGLFAGMLGITFAPKVFGTLHTLLNGERRRGQGGVLAVVAGALSELALSVFLAPVVMLSVTIFIAGLPFGRKLTWTAQTRDAQRVPLGRAVRGLWPQVAIGGATAWALAVHAPAVLPWAAPVLIPLVVSPLFAWATAHPAAGALVRRLGLWATPEERGMKPVAPAPDPRRRTPGASPAIPAPASRAD
- a CDS encoding YceI family protein; amino-acid sequence: MSAEPREYEIDPEHVSVGFLVHHLGLADTLGMFREVSGSFTYDRETQELSDVKIVVQTDSVFTNHEARDEHLRGPDFLNVKEYPTMTFTADEAEPTGDNTGKLHGELTMLGTTKPLTLDVTYEGGRKYPFGDGHYAIGISARGTLHRSDHGMTYAVEDDLVGDAVKLIIEFEAIRQPASD
- a CDS encoding F0F1 ATP synthase subunit B family protein, with protein sequence MLASAEFWVLISFLILLAMGLYWGLRPTLGMLDKRAERVRQQIREAEELREEAQRELAEAKRTQREAKRDAEEIVEHARTEAQRLRERSEAELKEQLARRERLTMQRIEQTEREALEEVRARIAEVAVNATERLCRDNMTDKRGSELVDAAIQDVGKRLHS
- a CDS encoding F0F1 ATP synthase subunit B family protein, with amino-acid sequence MPQFNPEWFASQIFWLVISFTLLYLLMSRIALPRMQEIVEGREHKIQEDLNKAESLRDEAREINQAYEEQLREARGEAQKLLRETSEAISKEHAERHAEFGKELEQKVQEAEERIERAKAEALENVEDVAAGLAQDATSRLIGSNVGDAHAKKAVQSSVERAG
- the atpE gene encoding ATP synthase F0 subunit C, coding for MEIEAAKLIGAGLAAIGVIGAGIGVGNLWASYYDALARNPQAKNDIGATIWIGFAVTEAIALYALIVALIILFAF
- a CDS encoding F0F1 ATP synthase subunit A produces the protein MHPLSQFELKTYVPIHIGDLNLSFTNSSLWMLIAVAIIFALMALPTRGRAYVPGRVQAVAEMLYDATANMLYQATGRDGRPYFPLVFTLFTFLLVGNLQGMIPGAFTFTSHIIVTFGLAIAVFIGTTVIGFARHGVGFFKFFMPEGAPVWTAPLLVLIELISYISRPISLSLRLFANMLVGHTMLKVLGGFVFALGVAGVIPLAAQVAVTALEFLIAVLQAYVFAILSCIYLGDALHLH